The Oncorhynchus clarkii lewisi isolate Uvic-CL-2024 unplaced genomic scaffold, UVic_Ocla_1.0 unplaced_contig_11057_pilon_pilon, whole genome shotgun sequence genome contains the following window.
accttatacacacaagtgtaagggaattaagaatatgtacataaagatatatggatgagcgatggccataTATAACCCatataaacattatattaagtggcattgtttaaagtgactagtgatacattttaaatcaattttgaattcttaaagtggctggagttgagtcagtgtgttggcagcagccactcaatgttagtggtggctgtttaacagtctgatggccttgagatagaagctgtttttcagtctctcggtccctgctttgatgtacctgtactgacctcgccttctggatgatagcatggtgaacaggcagtggctcggttggttgttgtccttgatgatctttatggtaATTCATTGATTCTTGTCTCTAATTGGACAGAGATCCTTCAATTCACTGATTCCTGTTTCTAATTGGACAGAGATCCTTCTGGTAGTTGACTGATTCCTGTCTCTAATTGGACAGAGATCCTTCAATTCACTGATTCCTGTCTCTAATTGGACAGAGATCCTTCTGGTGTGGAACATACAGGCATTATATAATCAAAGCCTGTTTCCAGCATGTTGGTAACTGTAGTACTTCTACTAATAATTGTAAGAGTTGGATGTGGTGATGTCATCATGTAAACAGTCAGACCAGATCCCTGTTTAGCTAGCACCACGAtaggtgtgtgtctcagtgtccagGTGTGTACAGGACCAGATCCCTGTTTAGCTAGCACCACGGtaggtgtgtgtctcagtgtccagGTGTGTACAGGACCAGATCCCTGTTTAGCTAGCACCACGGtaggtgtgtgtttcagtgtccaGGTGTGTACAGGACCAGATCCATGTTTAGCTAGCACCACGGtaggtgtgtgtctcagtgtccagGTGTGTACAGGTGTCTCCAGATAGCGTAGTAGTGTGTAGCTGCTCCCATGGCAACGAACAGGTGCCAGATGGCGTGAGCGAATGGGACGACTCCATCGCTCTTAAAGAAGGCCACACCCACTATGTAGAAAATCCCACCCACCGCCAGCTCACTCAAACCTGCCCTGTCCGcctgcaacaaacacacacacgataaGGGTTTAGGGGATAAACTCCTTTGAAAGCTTGAACATTGACTTTAGGTAAATGTTTCTGGACaatcaatggtgtgtgtgtgtgttaccatggACAGGATGACAAGAGCAGGCCCCGCCCCCATGACCACGTATCCTAGTAACTCCAACAGTTTATACCTGCAGGGAGTGACATCACCTGAGATTATTAACATCagggagagtggtgtgtgtgtacgtgcgtgcgcgtgagtgtgtgtgtgtggtacctcTCGTGGAAGTAGAAGACGTATGTGGAGCCGATAACTGCCATGATCCAGATAATCCATCGCATGTGACTCGACCACGGACCCAACTCCCTCAGCATCAACCTAGAAACACATGACCACATGACCCAACTCCCTCGGCATCAACCTAGAAACACGTGACCACGGACCCAACTCCCTCAGCATCAACCTAGAAACACGTGACCGCGGACCCAACTCCCTCAGCATCAACCTAGAAACACGTGACCACGGACCCAACTCCCTCGGCATCAACCTAGAAACACGTGACCACGGACCCAACTCCCTCAGCATCAACCTAGAAACACATGACCGCGGACCCAACTCCCTCAGCATCAACCTAGAAACACATGACCGCGGACCCAACTCCCTCATCATCAACCTAGAAACACATGACCGCGGACCCAACTCCCTCAGCATCAACCTAGAAACACGTGACCACGGACCCAACTCCCTCAGCATCAACCTAGAAACACATGACCGCGGACCCAACTCCCTCAGCATCAACCTAGAAACACATGA
Protein-coding sequences here:
- the LOC139399973 gene encoding monocyte to macrophage differentiation factor 2-like isoform X7; translation: MDFKNSRYGRFMNGRVPSSRRYEPTDYEHAANCATHGLWIIPSLVGGSVLYFLSVDQWQAAAAWLYGAGLSGLFISSTLFHTVAWKIRHLRRVEQRFHMCDRMAIYFFIAASYTPWLMLRELGPWSSHMRWIIWIMAVIGSTYVFYFHERYKLLELLGYVVMGAGPALVILSMADRAGLSELAVGGIFYIVGVAFFKSDGVVPFAHAIWHLFVAMGAATHYYAIWRHLYTPGH
- the LOC139399973 gene encoding monocyte to macrophage differentiation factor 2-like isoform X4, which gives rise to MNGRVPSSRRYEPTDYEHAANCATHGLWIIPSLVGGSVLYFLSVDQWQAAAAWLYGAGLSGLFISSTLFHTVAWKIRHLRRVEQRFHMCDRMAIYFFIAASYTPWLMLRELGPRSCVSRLMLRELGPWSRVSRLMLRELGPRSCVSRLMMRELGPRSCVSRLMLRELGPRSCVSRLMLRELGPWSRVSRLMPRELGPWSRVSRLMLRELGPRSRVSRLMLRELGPWSRVSRLMLRELGPWSSHMRWIIWIMAVIGSTYVFYFHERYKLLELLGYVVMGAGPALVILSMVTHTHTIDCPETFT
- the LOC139399973 gene encoding monocyte to macrophage differentiation factor 2-like isoform X3, which produces MDFKNSRYGRFMNGRVPSSRRYEPTDYEHAANCATHGLWIIPSLVGGSVLYFLSVDQWQAAAAWLYGAGLSGLFISSTLFHTVAWKIRHLRVEQRFHMCDRMAIYFFIAASYTPWLMLRELGPRSCVSRLMLRELGPWSRVSRLMLRELGPRSCVSRLMMRELGPRSCVSRLMLRELGPRSCVSRLMLRELGPWSRVSRLMPRELGPWSRVSRLMLRELGPRSRVSRLMLRELGPWSRVSRLMLRELGPWSSHMRWIIWIMAVIGSTYVFYFHERYKLLELLGYVVMGAGPALVILSMVTHTHTIDCPETFT
- the LOC139399973 gene encoding monocyte to macrophage differentiation factor 2-like isoform X1, with translation MDFKNSRYGRFMNGRVPSSRRYEPTDYEHAANCATHGLWIIPSLVGGSVLYFLSVDQWQAAAAWLYGAGLSGLFISSTLFHTVAWKIRHLRRVEQRFHMCDRMAIYFFIAASYTPWLMLRELGPRSCVSRLMLRELGPWSRVSRLMLRELGPRSCVSRLMMRELGPRSCVSRLMLRELGPRSCVSRLMLRELGPWSRVSRLMPRELGPWSRVSRLMLRELGPRSRVSRLMLRELGPWSRVSRLMLRELGPWSSHMRWIIWIMAVIGSTYVFYFHERYKLLELLGYVVMGAGPALVILSMVTHTHTIDCPETFT
- the LOC139399973 gene encoding uncharacterized protein isoform X5 yields the protein MDFKNSRYGRFMNGRVPSSRRYEPTDYEHAANCATHGLWIIPSLVGGSVLYFLSVDQWQAAAAWLYGAGLSGLFISSTLFHTVAWKIRHLRRVEQRFHMCDRMAIYFFIAASYTPWLMLRELGPRSCVSRLMLRELGPWSRVSRLMLRELGPRSCVSRLMMRELGPRSCVSRLMLRELGPRSCVSRLMLRELGPWSRVSRLMPRELGPWSRVSRLMLRELGPRSRVSRLMLRELGPWSRVSRLMLRELGPWSSHMRWIIWIMAVIGSTYVFYFHER